From a single Cupriavidus taiwanensis LMG 19424 genomic region:
- a CDS encoding DNA internalization-related competence protein ComEC/Rec2, with protein MRRFVVAFVAGCWTLQQQSALPSQPALHLGAALLALCAMAMALWRRRLPAMLQSVAMAALAFATAFCWAAWRAELRLDQWLPAALEARDLDVRGVVSGLPAQTAAGTRFAFTIEHSAGPAQAPALPGSVILNWRDAPPDLRPGQRFTLTLRLRRPRGLANPSGFDYAYWLLAQGYGATGYVRRAQGPPQNAAHERLAWRIEAWRAAVRDRLRAALPAGARFGAVLVALVIGDQRGIEAEDWQLFRRTGVSHLVAISGLHITMVAGMAASLAGLLWRHSFGCGHCLRRPLPLWLPARQAALAVAVATAIGYGMLAGMQIPALRTVAMLCVAAVAVWGARAPPASVVLAWAALVALLLDPWAVMLPGFWLSFGAVAVIFFAARPGRDAARAGRWQRLRAALAAGARTQWAVTIGLVPLTLLLFGQVSVVSPLANAVAIPVVSLLVTPLALLGAALPLWLAAPVMAVAHFAMVALAAVLAWFSRQPWAMWEAASAGPAALLLAGSGVALLVAPVASARLRWHGALLMLPMLVARGPPVADGQFRAVMFDVGQGTAVLVRTRAHALLYDTGPGYATGSSAGAQVVVPVLRAEGVTQLDHLMVSHEDIDHAGGVADVVGAVSVVARSTGAPAGHPLLGAGQPGARPGQWPPCAAGQQWQWDGVRFTVLHPPPEQAQLAAIPSNARSCVLRVDTAAHSLLLTGDIGLAQERALLDRLPVGALRADVLVVAHHGSGTSSGADWIAAVAPAAAVFQLGYANRYRHPNADVWERFGRAGVLRYRTDDTGAVIMDTARAGDALSMFRQAEPRYWRVRPPAPR; from the coding sequence GTGCGTCGCTTCGTGGTGGCCTTCGTGGCCGGGTGCTGGACCCTGCAGCAGCAATCGGCGCTGCCGTCCCAGCCCGCCTTGCACCTGGGCGCGGCGCTGCTGGCGTTGTGCGCCATGGCCATGGCCCTGTGGCGCAGGCGCCTGCCGGCCATGCTGCAAAGCGTGGCGATGGCGGCGCTGGCCTTCGCCACCGCCTTCTGCTGGGCTGCCTGGCGCGCCGAGCTGCGCCTGGACCAATGGCTGCCCGCGGCGCTGGAGGCGCGCGACCTCGACGTGCGCGGGGTAGTGTCCGGTTTGCCCGCGCAGACCGCCGCAGGCACACGTTTCGCGTTCACCATCGAGCATTCAGCCGGGCCGGCGCAGGCGCCGGCGCTGCCAGGCAGTGTCATCCTCAACTGGCGCGACGCGCCGCCCGACCTGAGGCCGGGGCAGCGCTTCACGCTGACCTTGCGCCTGCGGCGCCCGCGCGGGCTCGCCAATCCGTCCGGCTTCGATTACGCCTACTGGCTGCTGGCGCAGGGCTATGGCGCGACCGGCTATGTGCGCCGCGCGCAGGGGCCGCCGCAGAACGCGGCCCACGAGCGGCTGGCCTGGCGCATCGAAGCCTGGCGTGCCGCCGTGCGCGACCGCCTGCGCGCGGCGCTGCCGGCCGGCGCGCGCTTCGGCGCCGTGCTGGTCGCGCTGGTGATCGGCGACCAGCGCGGCATCGAGGCGGAAGACTGGCAGCTGTTCCGCCGCACGGGCGTGAGCCACCTGGTGGCCATTTCCGGGCTGCACATCACCATGGTGGCCGGCATGGCGGCGTCGCTGGCCGGACTGCTATGGCGCCATTCGTTCGGCTGCGGTCACTGCCTCCGCCGGCCGCTGCCACTGTGGCTGCCGGCCCGGCAAGCCGCGCTGGCGGTGGCCGTGGCCACCGCGATAGGCTACGGCATGCTGGCCGGCATGCAGATCCCGGCGCTGCGCACCGTCGCCATGCTTTGCGTCGCCGCGGTCGCGGTGTGGGGGGCACGCGCGCCGCCGGCATCGGTGGTGCTGGCGTGGGCGGCCCTGGTGGCGCTGCTGCTGGACCCGTGGGCGGTGATGCTGCCCGGCTTCTGGCTGTCATTCGGTGCCGTCGCGGTGATCTTCTTCGCTGCCCGGCCGGGACGGGACGCCGCGAGGGCGGGCCGCTGGCAGCGGCTGCGGGCCGCCCTGGCCGCGGGGGCGCGCACCCAGTGGGCCGTCACCATCGGTCTGGTGCCGCTGACGCTGCTGCTGTTCGGCCAGGTCTCGGTGGTGTCGCCGCTTGCCAATGCGGTGGCGATTCCGGTGGTGAGCCTGCTGGTGACGCCGCTGGCCCTGCTGGGCGCCGCGCTGCCGCTGTGGCTTGCCGCACCGGTCATGGCGGTGGCCCATTTCGCGATGGTGGCGCTGGCTGCCGTGCTGGCATGGTTCTCCCGGCAGCCGTGGGCGATGTGGGAGGCGGCCAGCGCGGGGCCGGCGGCGCTGCTGCTTGCCGGCTCGGGCGTTGCACTGCTGGTGGCGCCCGTGGCTTCGGCGCGGCTGCGCTGGCATGGCGCGCTGCTGATGCTGCCGATGCTGGTGGCGCGCGGCCCGCCGGTTGCCGACGGCCAGTTCCGCGCGGTGATGTTCGACGTGGGGCAGGGCACGGCGGTGCTGGTGCGCACGCGCGCACACGCGCTGCTGTACGACACCGGGCCCGGCTACGCCACCGGGTCCAGCGCCGGCGCGCAAGTGGTGGTGCCGGTATTGCGCGCCGAGGGCGTGACACAGCTCGATCACCTGATGGTCAGCCATGAAGACATCGATCATGCCGGCGGCGTGGCTGACGTGGTCGGGGCAGTGTCCGTGGTCGCGCGCAGCACCGGTGCGCCTGCCGGGCACCCGCTGCTTGGCGCCGGGCAGCCCGGGGCCAGGCCGGGCCAATGGCCGCCGTGCGCGGCGGGACAGCAGTGGCAGTGGGACGGCGTGCGGTTTACCGTGCTGCACCCGCCGCCGGAGCAGGCCCAGCTGGCCGCCATCCCCAGCAACGCGCGCAGTTGCGTGCTGCGCGTGGATACGGCCGCGCACAGCCTGCTGCTGACCGGCGATATCGGCCTGGCGCAGGAGCGTGCGCTGCTTGACCGCTTGCCGGTCGGCGCCTTGCGTGCCGACGTGCTGGTGGTGGCGCATCACGGCAGCGGCACGTCGTCCGGCGCGGACTGGATCGCGGCGGTGGCGCCGGCGGCGGCGGTGTTCCAGCTGGGCTACGCCAACCGCTATCGCCATCCGAACGCCGACGTCTGGGAGCGCTTTGGCCGCGCGGGTGTCTTGCGCTATCGCACCGACGACACCGGCGCGGTCATCATGGATACGGCGCGTGCGGGTGACGCGCTGTCGATGTTCCGGCAGGCCGAACCGCGCTACTGGCGGGTCCGGCCACCGGCGCCGCGCTAG
- a CDS encoding MurR/RpiR family transcriptional regulator, whose product MRDRILAVYDTLRPSERRLADYVARHGAAVIRLSMPELAERAGVSQPTIARFCAALGYDGFREFKLQFAQNVGGGTPFVHQDVAADDRPADIAGKVFDRTIATLMSVRNALSADQIEHGIRLLAGARRIEFYGCGNSGIVALDIQHKFFRLGMPTVAYADPHVFSMSAALLAPGDVAVLVSNSGRTWDMLTAATLARGSGASVLALTHSGSPLARLADVCVFSDVEEDSEVYTPMTSRISHLVLGDVLAAGVALARADTVAPRLQRAKAHLRERRIAGAEPAPARSRARAAAAQTATPAPTAARPSRRKAG is encoded by the coding sequence ATGCGCGACCGCATCCTTGCCGTCTACGACACCCTTCGTCCTTCCGAACGCCGCCTGGCCGACTATGTCGCCCGCCACGGCGCCGCCGTGATCCGGCTGTCGATGCCGGAACTGGCCGAGCGCGCCGGCGTGTCGCAACCCACCATCGCGCGTTTCTGCGCCGCGCTGGGCTATGACGGCTTCCGCGAATTCAAGCTGCAGTTCGCGCAGAACGTCGGTGGCGGCACGCCCTTCGTGCACCAGGATGTGGCAGCCGACGACCGCCCCGCGGATATCGCCGGCAAGGTGTTCGACCGCACCATTGCCACGCTGATGAGTGTGCGCAATGCCCTCTCGGCCGACCAGATCGAGCATGGCATCCGGCTGCTCGCCGGGGCGCGGCGCATCGAGTTCTACGGCTGCGGCAACTCCGGCATCGTCGCGCTGGACATCCAGCACAAGTTCTTCCGCCTGGGCATGCCGACCGTCGCCTATGCCGACCCGCACGTGTTCAGCATGTCGGCGGCGCTGCTGGCGCCGGGCGACGTGGCCGTGCTGGTCTCCAACAGCGGCCGGACCTGGGACATGCTGACCGCCGCCACGCTGGCGCGCGGCAGCGGTGCCAGCGTGCTGGCGCTGACCCACAGCGGCTCGCCGCTGGCGCGGCTGGCCGATGTCTGCGTGTTCTCGGACGTCGAGGAAGACAGCGAGGTCTACACGCCGATGACCTCGCGCATCAGCCACCTGGTGCTTGGCGATGTGCTCGCCGCCGGCGTCGCGCTGGCGCGCGCGGACACCGTCGCCCCGCGCCTGCAGCGCGCCAAGGCGCATCTGCGCGAGCGGCGCATCGCCGGCGCGGAGCCGGCACCGGCACGAAGCCGCGCGCGCGCCGCGGCGGCGCAGACAGCCACGCCCGCGCCGACCGCTGCGCGCCCCAGCCGCCGCAAGGCCGGCTGA
- the edd gene encoding phosphogluconate dehydratase, whose product MPSAVRAELQAVTDRIIARSRASRAAYLARCERAQAELGPLRGLSCANLAHGFAALPASDKLKLRVDHAPNLGIVTAYNDMLSAHQPYERYPAVIREAARAVGAVAQVAGGVPAMCDGITQGNAGMELSLFSRDAIAMGTAVALSHNTFDAALMLGVCDKIVPGLLMGALQFGHLPMVFVPAGPMASGLPNKEKARVRQLYATGQVGREALLEAECQAYHGPGTCTFYGTANSNQFLMEVMGLHLPGAAFVHPDSGLRDALTAAAAQRAIALRARGNDYLPLARIVDERAIANAMVGLLATGGSTNHTIHLVAMARAAGIVIDWNDFDLLSRITPLLARVYPNGSADVNHFHAAGGAGFVIRELLQAGLLHEDVQTVAGPGLARYTQEPVMTEGVLQWRDGAAQSGDPQVLATAAAPFSAEGGLRLMQGNLGRGVIKVSAVAPEHRVVEAPVRVFDSQEALQAAFDAGELRGDVVAVVRFQGPNANGMPELHRLTPVLGALQDAGHRVALVTDGRMSGASGKVPAVIHVGPEALAGGALARVRDGDRIRVDAVAGTLQWLGDEAEFAARAPARAPADPFAQFSLGRGLFGLFRRHARIAEEGGSALDLSEADAEAAGSDGQPAALRSVAQ is encoded by the coding sequence ATGCCTTCCGCCGTCCGGGCCGAACTCCAGGCCGTTACCGACCGCATCATTGCGCGCAGCCGCGCCAGCCGTGCCGCCTATCTTGCCCGCTGCGAGCGCGCCCAGGCGGAACTGGGGCCGCTGCGCGGCCTGTCCTGCGCCAACCTGGCGCACGGCTTTGCCGCATTGCCGGCCAGCGACAAGCTGAAGCTGCGTGTCGACCATGCGCCCAACCTGGGCATCGTCACCGCGTACAACGACATGCTGTCGGCGCACCAGCCCTACGAGCGCTATCCCGCCGTGATCCGCGAGGCCGCGCGCGCGGTCGGCGCGGTGGCGCAGGTGGCGGGCGGCGTGCCGGCCATGTGCGACGGCATCACGCAGGGCAACGCGGGCATGGAGCTGTCGCTGTTCTCGCGCGATGCGATTGCCATGGGCACCGCGGTGGCGCTGTCGCACAACACCTTCGATGCGGCGCTGATGCTGGGGGTGTGCGACAAGATCGTGCCTGGGCTGTTGATGGGGGCGCTCCAGTTCGGCCACCTGCCGATGGTGTTCGTGCCCGCGGGCCCGATGGCCAGCGGGCTGCCCAACAAGGAGAAGGCGCGCGTGCGCCAGCTCTATGCCACCGGCCAGGTCGGGCGCGAGGCCTTGCTGGAGGCCGAATGCCAGGCCTATCACGGCCCCGGCACCTGCACCTTCTACGGTACGGCCAACAGCAACCAGTTCCTGATGGAAGTGATGGGCCTGCACTTGCCCGGCGCTGCCTTCGTCCATCCCGACAGCGGCCTGCGCGATGCGCTGACGGCCGCCGCGGCACAGCGCGCCATTGCACTGCGCGCGCGCGGCAACGACTACCTGCCGCTGGCGCGCATCGTCGACGAGCGCGCCATCGCCAACGCCATGGTCGGCCTGCTTGCCACCGGCGGTTCCACCAACCACACCATCCACCTGGTGGCGATGGCGCGTGCCGCCGGCATCGTCATCGACTGGAACGATTTCGACCTGCTGTCGCGCATCACGCCGCTGCTGGCTCGCGTCTATCCCAATGGCTCGGCCGATGTGAACCATTTCCATGCCGCCGGCGGCGCCGGCTTCGTCATCCGCGAGCTGCTGCAGGCGGGGCTGCTGCACGAGGATGTGCAGACCGTGGCCGGGCCGGGCCTGGCCCGTTACACGCAGGAACCGGTGATGACAGAGGGTGTGCTGCAATGGCGCGACGGCGCTGCGCAAAGCGGTGACCCGCAGGTGCTGGCGACCGCCGCGGCCCCGTTCTCCGCCGAGGGCGGCCTGCGCCTGATGCAGGGCAACCTGGGCCGCGGCGTGATCAAGGTCTCGGCGGTGGCACCCGAGCATCGCGTGGTCGAGGCCCCGGTGCGCGTGTTCGATTCGCAAGAGGCGCTGCAAGCGGCGTTCGATGCCGGCGAACTGCGCGGCGACGTGGTGGCCGTGGTGCGCTTCCAGGGGCCGAATGCCAATGGCATGCCCGAACTGCACCGGTTGACCCCCGTGCTGGGCGCGCTGCAGGACGCCGGCCACAGGGTGGCGCTGGTGACCGACGGGCGCATGTCCGGCGCTTCGGGCAAAGTGCCGGCGGTGATCCACGTCGGCCCCGAGGCGCTGGCGGGCGGCGCGCTGGCGCGCGTGCGCGACGGCGACCGCATCCGTGTCGACGCCGTCGCCGGCACGCTGCAATGGCTGGGCGACGAAGCCGAATTCGCGGCGCGTGCGCCAGCCCGCGCCCCTGCCGACCCGTTCGCGCAATTCAGCCTGGGCCGCGGCCTGTTCGGCCTGTTCCGGCGCCACGCACGCATCGCGGAAGAGGGCGGCAGCGCACTCGACCTGTCCGAGGCGGATGCCGAAGCCGCCGGTAGCGACGGCCAACCCGCCGCGCTGCGATCCGTCGCACAATAA
- a CDS encoding gluconokinase has product MIYILMGVSGSGKTTVGQLLAQRLGCGFHDADDFHSDANKAKMHAGIPLTDADRWPWLAAMRAAIDTARAEGRTHVFTCSALRQAYRDRLTPPDGGVTFVFMKGDAALIGERLSARTEHFFNPELLQSQFDTLEEPGDALALDIRQPPEVLVDTILRATVRQGAGAAR; this is encoded by the coding sequence ATGATCTATATCCTGATGGGCGTTTCCGGCAGCGGCAAGACCACGGTCGGCCAGTTGCTGGCGCAGCGGCTGGGCTGCGGCTTCCATGACGCCGACGACTTCCACAGCGACGCCAACAAGGCCAAGATGCACGCCGGCATCCCGCTGACCGACGCAGACCGCTGGCCGTGGCTGGCCGCGATGCGCGCGGCGATCGACACGGCCCGGGCCGAAGGCCGCACCCATGTGTTCACCTGCTCGGCGCTGCGCCAGGCGTACCGGGACCGGCTGACCCCGCCGGATGGCGGCGTGACCTTCGTGTTCATGAAGGGGGATGCCGCGCTGATCGGCGAGCGCCTGTCCGCGCGCACCGAGCACTTCTTCAACCCGGAGCTCTTGCAAAGCCAGTTCGATACGCTGGAAGAACCCGGCGACGCGCTGGCGCTCGATATCCGCCAGCCGCCCGAGGTGCTGGTCGACACCATCCTGCGGGCCACCGTGCGGCAAGGCGCCGGCGCGGCGCGCTGA
- a CDS encoding circularly permuted type 2 ATP-grasp protein, whose product MAARYFDEMLDWREDKAPALIHAGQALPDGAVRPHYRHFAEWLARQTESTMANKRAEADLVFRRVGITFAVYGDKDEANSGTERTIPFDVIPRIFPASEWALLEKGLRQRVAALNRFIHDIYHGQDIIRAGVIPPDQIYNNAQYRPEMLGVSVPHDVYAHVAGIDVVRAGEGEFYVLEDNLRVPSGVSYMLENRKMMMRLFPDLFARNRVAPVAHYPDLLLDMLRGVSPQAIADPTVVVLTPGMYNSAYFEHAFLAQQMGVELVEGSDLFVEDNHLFMRTTQGPQRIDVIYRRVDDDFLDPLAFRPDSTLGAAGLLSVYRAGNVTICNAIGTGVADDKSIYPYVPDMIRFYLGEEAILSNVPTYMCRRAEDLQYVLDHMGELVVKETHGAGGYGMLVGPAATRAEIEAFREVVRARPEQYIAQPTLALSTCPTYVESGIAPRHIDLRPFVLSGKEVRMVPGGLTRVALREGSLVVNSSQGGGTKDTWVLER is encoded by the coding sequence ATGGCGGCGCGGTACTTCGACGAGATGCTGGACTGGCGCGAGGACAAGGCGCCGGCGCTGATCCACGCGGGGCAGGCCTTGCCTGACGGGGCGGTACGCCCGCATTACCGGCATTTCGCCGAATGGCTGGCGCGCCAGACCGAAAGCACGATGGCCAACAAGCGCGCCGAGGCCGACCTGGTGTTCCGGCGCGTGGGCATCACCTTCGCCGTCTACGGCGACAAGGACGAGGCCAACAGCGGCACCGAGCGCACCATTCCGTTCGACGTGATCCCGCGCATTTTCCCGGCGAGCGAATGGGCGCTGCTGGAAAAAGGCTTGCGCCAGCGCGTGGCCGCGCTGAACCGCTTCATCCACGACATCTACCACGGCCAGGACATCATCCGCGCCGGGGTGATCCCGCCCGACCAGATCTACAACAACGCCCAGTACCGGCCCGAGATGCTCGGCGTCAGCGTGCCGCACGACGTCTATGCGCATGTCGCCGGCATCGACGTGGTGCGCGCCGGCGAGGGCGAGTTCTACGTGCTGGAAGACAACCTGCGCGTGCCGTCGGGCGTGTCGTACATGCTGGAAAACCGCAAGATGATGATGCGCCTGTTCCCGGACCTGTTCGCGCGCAACCGCGTGGCGCCGGTGGCGCACTATCCCGACCTGCTGCTCGACATGCTGCGCGGGGTCTCGCCGCAGGCCATCGCCGATCCGACCGTGGTGGTGCTGACGCCGGGCATGTACAACTCGGCGTACTTCGAGCATGCGTTCCTGGCGCAGCAGATGGGGGTGGAGCTGGTCGAGGGCAGCGACCTCTTCGTCGAGGACAACCACCTGTTCATGCGCACCACGCAGGGCCCGCAACGCATCGACGTGATCTACCGGCGCGTCGACGACGATTTCCTCGATCCGCTCGCCTTCCGCCCCGATTCCACGCTAGGCGCCGCGGGGCTGCTGTCGGTCTACCGCGCCGGCAACGTGACCATCTGCAATGCGATCGGCACCGGCGTGGCCGACGACAAGTCGATCTACCCGTATGTGCCGGACATGATCCGCTTCTACCTGGGCGAGGAGGCCATCCTCAGCAACGTGCCGACCTACATGTGCCGGCGCGCCGAGGACCTGCAGTACGTGCTGGACCATATGGGTGAACTGGTGGTCAAGGAGACCCATGGCGCCGGCGGCTACGGCATGCTGGTCGGGCCGGCCGCGACACGCGCCGAAATCGAAGCCTTCCGCGAGGTGGTCAGGGCCAGGCCCGAGCAGTACATCGCGCAGCCCACGCTGGCGCTGTCGACCTGCCCGACCTATGTCGAGTCCGGCATCGCCCCGCGCCATATCGACCTGCGCCCGTTCGTGCTGTCGGGCAAGGAGGTGCGCATGGTGCCGGGCGGGCTGACCCGCGTGGCGCTGCGGGAGGGGTCGCTGGTGGTGAATTCCTCGCAGGGGGGCGGCACCAAGGACACCTGGGTGCTGGAACGATGA
- a CDS encoding alpha-E domain-containing protein codes for MARYTERAENTARMLDVNYQTSLLPQSAEVAEQGWWAMLDISELTEVFDHKYGLLSRDDVIDFMVRDMTNASSIMSCLRAARENARAVRGSLTTEVWETVNTTWLEVQRLIADGVLKEDPARFFEWVKFRSHLARGVQFGTMLKDDAFHFMRLGTFLERADNTARILDVKFQASSGGEGNEPETSADRRGGQGVDQGSAQNDFYHWAAILRSVSGFEVYRKVYRAVITPQRVAELLILRPDMPRSLVSSMDEVVAILHTVRNQHSAETERQAGKLHADLKYARIDDIFAVGLHAYLTSFLERIGDLGNGISRDFLVPLQAA; via the coding sequence ATGGCCCGTTACACCGAGCGCGCCGAGAACACCGCGCGCATGCTCGACGTCAACTACCAGACCTCGCTGTTGCCGCAATCGGCCGAAGTGGCCGAGCAGGGCTGGTGGGCCATGCTCGATATCTCGGAGCTGACCGAGGTCTTCGACCACAAGTATGGCCTGCTGTCGCGCGACGACGTGATCGACTTCATGGTGCGCGACATGACCAATGCCTCGTCGATCATGAGCTGCCTGCGCGCGGCGCGCGAGAATGCGCGCGCGGTGCGCGGTTCGCTGACCACCGAGGTCTGGGAAACCGTCAACACCACGTGGCTGGAGGTGCAGCGCCTGATTGCCGACGGCGTGCTGAAGGAAGACCCGGCGCGCTTCTTCGAATGGGTCAAGTTCCGCTCGCACCTTGCGCGCGGCGTGCAGTTCGGCACCATGCTCAAGGACGATGCCTTCCACTTCATGCGGCTCGGCACCTTCCTGGAGCGCGCCGACAATACCGCGCGGATACTCGACGTCAAGTTCCAGGCGTCATCGGGCGGCGAGGGCAACGAGCCCGAGACCAGTGCCGATCGGCGCGGCGGGCAGGGCGTCGACCAGGGCAGCGCGCAGAACGACTTCTACCACTGGGCAGCGATCCTGCGCTCGGTGTCGGGCTTCGAGGTCTACCGCAAGGTCTATCGCGCGGTCATCACGCCGCAGCGCGTGGCCGAACTGCTGATCCTGCGCCCGGACATGCCGCGTTCGCTGGTGTCGAGCATGGACGAGGTGGTGGCGATCCTGCATACGGTGCGCAACCAGCATTCGGCGGAAACCGAGCGCCAGGCTGGTAAACTCCACGCCGACCTGAAATACGCGCGCATCGACGATATCTTTGCCGTCGGCCTGCATGCGTACCTGACCAGCTTCCTCGAGCGCATCGGCGACCTCGGCAATGGCATCAGCCGGGACTTCCTCGTGCCGCTGCAGGCGGCCTGA
- a CDS encoding transglutaminase family protein encodes MKYKIHHHTVYRYAEPVRRSVHEVRLEPRSGPLQTVGHWQLSAPGKPSAARDGFGNIVHNFTVSGPASTIAIEASGEVEVLPPHGDLDRDGHHAFCDAPPDGEARVSPLYFLASTPLTTAPAAMQAFAAPFLAAGHDIGALLALAQGIGERVRYKPNTTDVGTSAAEAFALGTGVCQDQAQVMVAACRALGIPARYVSGYFYDPAATELASHAWADVCLDPAAEIWCSIDITHGCLTDERHIRLAVGRDYASAAPVRGILEGGAGETLEVNVTITPLST; translated from the coding sequence GTGAAATACAAGATCCACCACCATACTGTCTACCGCTACGCCGAACCGGTGCGGCGCAGCGTGCACGAAGTGCGGCTGGAGCCGCGCTCGGGCCCGCTGCAGACCGTGGGCCACTGGCAGCTGTCGGCGCCCGGCAAGCCCTCGGCGGCGCGCGACGGCTTCGGCAACATCGTGCACAACTTCACGGTGTCCGGGCCCGCCAGCACCATCGCCATCGAAGCCAGCGGCGAGGTGGAAGTGCTGCCGCCGCATGGCGATCTGGACCGCGACGGGCACCATGCGTTTTGCGATGCGCCGCCTGACGGCGAAGCGCGGGTGTCGCCGCTGTACTTCCTTGCCAGCACGCCGCTGACCACCGCGCCGGCGGCGATGCAGGCGTTTGCCGCGCCGTTCCTGGCGGCCGGGCATGATATCGGCGCGCTGCTGGCGCTGGCCCAGGGCATCGGCGAGCGCGTGCGCTACAAGCCCAACACCACCGATGTCGGCACCTCGGCGGCCGAGGCCTTTGCTCTGGGCACCGGGGTGTGCCAGGACCAGGCGCAGGTGATGGTGGCGGCTTGCCGTGCGCTGGGCATCCCAGCCCGCTATGTCAGCGGATATTTCTATGACCCGGCGGCCACCGAACTGGCCAGCCACGCCTGGGCCGACGTGTGCCTGGACCCGGCCGCGGAGATCTGGTGCAGCATCGACATTACGCACGGCTGCCTGACCGACGAACGCCATATCCGGCTGGCGGTGGGGCGCGATTACGCCTCCGCGGCACCAGTGCGGGGCATCCTGGAAGGCGGCGCCGGCGAGACGCTGGAAGTCAATGTAACCATCACGCCACTTTCGACCTGA
- a CDS encoding alpha/beta fold hydrolase yields MREIIHFSHANGFPVTTYRKLFGELDGEFEFRAVDRYGHKPEFPVTRGWPHLVEELLGDIDRQYREPVWLVGHSLGGFLSLMAALRRPERVRGVVMLDSPIIAGWRASLLKTAQMLGIDEKPGPAAVTKNRRTHWPDAEAVWQHFRAKPNFAVWDHEVLRDYAIHGTEATGKDNERRLRFDREVEYWIYRTLPTSLGRKVARGAPVPVGFVAGTRSREVRQCGLGATRRLVGPNLRFIEGGHLYPMERPQQTAQLVRELIGAMREQGR; encoded by the coding sequence ATGCGCGAGATCATCCATTTTTCCCACGCCAACGGTTTCCCGGTGACGACCTACCGCAAGCTGTTCGGCGAACTGGACGGCGAGTTCGAGTTCCGCGCCGTGGACCGCTACGGCCACAAGCCGGAGTTCCCGGTGACACGCGGCTGGCCGCATCTGGTGGAAGAACTGCTGGGCGACATCGACCGCCAGTACCGCGAGCCGGTGTGGCTGGTGGGTCATTCGCTGGGCGGTTTCCTGTCGCTGATGGCGGCGCTGCGCCGGCCCGAGCGGGTGCGGGGCGTGGTGATGCTGGATTCGCCGATCATCGCGGGCTGGCGCGCGTCGTTGCTGAAGACTGCCCAGATGCTGGGCATCGATGAAAAGCCGGGCCCGGCGGCGGTGACCAAGAACCGGCGCACGCACTGGCCGGATGCCGAGGCCGTCTGGCAACACTTCCGCGCCAAGCCCAACTTCGCGGTGTGGGACCACGAGGTGCTGCGCGACTACGCCATCCACGGCACCGAGGCCACTGGCAAGGACAACGAGCGCCGGCTGCGCTTCGACCGCGAGGTCGAATACTGGATCTACCGCACGCTGCCGACCAGCCTCGGTCGCAAGGTCGCGCGCGGCGCGCCGGTGCCGGTCGGCTTCGTCGCCGGCACGCGCTCGCGCGAGGTGCGGCAGTGCGGCCTGGGGGCCACGCGCCGGCTGGTCGGGCCCAACCTGCGCTTTATCGAAGGCGGCCATCTGTACCCGATGGAGCGACCGCAGCAGACCGCGCAACTGGTGCGCGAACTGATCGGCGCGATGCGCGAGCAGGGGCGCTGA